Below is a genomic region from Caldisalinibacter kiritimatiensis.
TAATCTATCTACTTATAAAAATCTAAAGTTCTAATTATTATTAATTACAATACATATAATCTCTCTTCCTTTTAGTACGCATAGCTTCTGCTATGTCGTGTGTCACCATTATTGCAGTTTTTCCTTCTTTTTTTAGTATAGTACCTATTTCATCAGCGATTGTGAGTCTAGTTTGATAGTCTAGGGCAGAAAAGGGTTCATCTAGTAGTAGGATTTCAGGCTTTAAAGCTAGGGTCCTTATAAGAGCTGCCCTTTGTCTCATTCCTCCTGAAAGCTGTCTTGGATAGTGGTCTTTAAATTCTCCTAAACCATAGGTATCTAATAGGTTTTCTACAAACTTTTCCTTTTCTTTAGTTAATTTATCTTGTATTTCTAGTCCAATTAAAGCATTTTGTTTTATAGTTCTCCATTCGAATAAATGGTCTCTTTGAAACATATATCCTATATCTCCACTAGTTCCTTTTACTTCTTTACCATTGACAAATACTTTTCCTTTAGATGGCTTAAGAAGTGGAAAGTTCATCATTACGCCTTCTCAAGGAGATAATTGTATATAATAACACTATACAAAAAACAATGGTACAAATGTACTATATAAACACTATTTACAAATAATAGAAAATAAATTATAATAAAGTTAACGGTAAATCAAATAATATAAACACAAATTGAACGGAGAGGTGAACATGGAGTTATTAACAATAGGTGAAAAAATAAGAAGGTTAAGAAAAGAGAAAAACATGTCATTAAGAGAACTAGGAGAAGACTTTGTTTCAAAAGCACAACTAAGTTATATTGAGAATTGAGGGAATAAAAGTTTAGTAAGTATTATGT
It encodes:
- a CDS encoding ABC transporter ATP-binding protein — protein: MNFPLLKPSKGKVFVNGKEVKGTSGDIGYMFQRDHLFEWRTIKQNALIGLEIQDKLTKEKEKFVENLLDTYGLGEFKDHYPRQLSGGMRQRAALIRTLALKPEILLLDEPFSALDYQTRLTIADEIGTILKKEGKTAIMVTHDIAEAMRTKRKRDYMYCN
- a CDS encoding helix-turn-helix domain-containing protein — encoded protein: MELLTIGEKIRRLRKEKNMSLRELGEDFVSKAQLSYIEN